The proteins below come from a single Hippocampus zosterae strain Florida chromosome 5, ASM2543408v3, whole genome shotgun sequence genomic window:
- the LOC127600621 gene encoding trypsin-2, with protein sequence MRCLVFVLLIGAAFATEDDKIVGGYECQPHSQPHQVSLNSGYHFCGGSLVNENWVVSAAHCYKSRVQVRLGEHNIKVSEGTEQFISSSRVIRHPRYSSYNIDNDIMLIKLSSPATLNQHVKAVALPSSCAPAGTMCKVSGWGNTMSSTADKNKLQCLDIPILSDRDCKNSYPGMITNAMFCAGYLEGGKDSCQGDSGGPVVCNGELQGVVSWGYGCAEKDHPGVYAKVCIFNDWLESTMASY encoded by the exons ATGAGGTGTCTGGTCTTCGTTCTGCTCATCGGAGCGGCCT TTGCCACGGAGGACGACAAGATCGTCGGCGGCTACGAGTGCCAGCCCCATTCGCAGCCCCATCAGGTGTCCCTGAACTCCGGCTACCACTTCTGCGGAGGCTCCCTCGTCAACGAGAACTGGGTGGTGTCCGCCGCTCACTGCTACAAGTC CCGCGTGCAGGTGCGTCTGGGCGAGCACAACATCAAGGTGTCCGAGGGAACCGAGCAGTTCATCAGCTCGTCCCGCGTCATCCGCCACCCCCGGTACAGCTCGTACAACATCGACAACGACATTATGCTGATCAAGCTGAGCAGTCCCGCCACCCTCAACCAGCACGTTAAGGCAGTGGCCCTGCCCAGCAGCTGCGCCCCCGCCGGCACCATGTGCAAAGTCTCCGGATGGGGCAACACCATGAGCTCCA CCGCTGACAAGAACAAGCTGCAGTGCTTGGACATCCCCATCCTGTCCGACAGGGACTGCAAGAACTCCTACCCCGGCATGATCACCAATGCCATGTTCTGCGCCGGATACCTGGAAGGCGGCAAGGACTCTTGCCAG GGTGACTCCGGTGGCCCCGTGGTGTGCAATGGTGAGCTGCAGGGTGTCGTGTCCTGGGGCTACGGCTGTGCCGAGAAGGACCACCCCGGTGTCTACGCCAAG GTCTGCA
- the mrpl17 gene encoding 39S ribosomal protein L17, mitochondrial codes for MRLTLRALISHGRVARRMGLGPKSRLDMLRNILTGLVRHERIETTAARADEVRFYAEKLIDYGKKGDTDEKAMKMATFWLTEKDLVPKLFKVLAPRFERHSEGYTRMARIPNRQNLDRAKMAVLEYKGNPFPPLYPVRKQNPLTLVNQLLAGYREDKANSAPKS; via the exons ATGCGCCTGACGCTGCGGGCGTTGATCTCCCACGGCCGAGTGGCCCGGAGAATGGGGCTGGGTCCCAAATCCCGCTTGGACATGCTGCGGAACATCCTGACCGGATTGGTGCGACATGAGCGCATCGAAACCACCGCTGCCCGGGCGGATGAAGTCCGCTTCTACGCCGAGAAG CTGATCGACTACGGGAAGAAAGGAGACACTGACGAGAAAGCGATGAAGATGGCAACTTTTTGGTTAACG GAGAAGGACCTGGTCCCTAAGCTGTTCAAGGTGCTGGCTCCGCGCTTTGAGCGCCACTCGGAGGGCTATACGCGCATGGCCCGCATCCCCAATCGGCAGAACCTGGACCGGGCCAAAATGGCCGTGCTGGAATACAAAGGCAACCCTTTCCCTCCACTCTACCCGGTCAGGAAACAAAACCCTCTCACACTGGTCAACCAGCTGCTCGCCGGCTACCGGGAGGACAAGGCCAACTCTGCACCCAAGTCATGA
- the LOC127600622 gene encoding trypsin-2-like, giving the protein MRCLVFVLLIGAAFATEDDKIVGGYECQPHSQPHQVSLNSGYHFCGGSLVNENWVVSAAHCYKSRVQVRLGEHNIKVSEGTEQFISSSRVIRHPRYSSYNIDNDIMLIKLSSPATLNQHVKAVALPRSCAPAGTMCKVSGWGNTMSSSADKNKLQCLDIPILSDRDCDNSYPGMITESMFCAGYLEGGKDSCQGDSGGPVVCNGELQGVVSWGYGCAEKDHPGVYAKVCLFNDWLESTMASY; this is encoded by the exons ATGAGGTGTCTGGTCTTTGTTCTGCTCATCGGAGCGGCCT TTGCCACGGAAGACGACAAGATCGTCGGCGGCTATGAGTGCCAGCCCCATTCGCAGCCCCATCAGGTGTCCCTGAACTCCGGCTACCACTTCTGCGGAGGCTCCCTCGTCAACGAGAACTGGGTGGTGTCCGCCGCTCACTGCTACAAGTC CCGCGTGCAGGTGCGTCTGGGCGAGCACAACATCAAGGTGTCCGAGGGAACCGAGCAGTTCATCAGCTCGTCCCGCGTCATCCGCCACCCCCGGTACAGCTCGTACAACATCGACAACGACATTATGCTGATCAAGCTGAGCAGTCCCGCCACCCTCAACCAGCACGTGAAGGCCGTGGCCCTGCCCAGAAGCTGCGCCCCCGCCGGCACCATGTGCAAAGTCTCCGGATGGGGCAACACCATGAGCTCCA GCGCCGACAAGAACAAGCTGCAATGTCTGGACATCCCCATCCTGTCCGACAGGGACTGTGACAACTCCTACCCCGGCATGATCACCGAGTCCATGTTCTGTGCTGGATACCTGGAGGGCGGCAAAGACTCCTGCCAG GGTGACTCCGGTGGCCCCGTGGTCTGCAACGGTGAGCTTCAGGGTGTTGTGTCTTGGGGCTACGGCTGCGCCGAGAAGGACCACCCCGGTGTCTACGCCAAG GTCTGCCTTTTCAACGACTGGCTGGAGAGCACCATGGCCAGCTATTAA